A region of the Salvia splendens isolate huo1 chromosome 11, SspV2, whole genome shotgun sequence genome:
ccaaatttcaaatatttacTTTATATCATGAAAAGTGTTGACATTATTCTGTTTTACATGAATTTAGTCACTGTTGGCGTTAGAAAGTAGTTCTAGACTGACTCTATAGTGCTAAGTATTCTTCCCTCTGAcctattagaaatgaaacattttcattttttaggtcgtcccattaaaaattgaacgttttctaaaatggaaattacATATCTCtatttttatctctctcttactttactctttcttcaacactacataaaatcccgtgccgtaaatcaaatgtttcatatttaatgggacggagggtacaaaaataaattaagtgcacttttttttgtgattttgaattttttgattaCTAATATTTCAAAGTGGATCAATTATATAATCCTTCATACCATCTAGCACTGTACTCAAATCATTTATGAAGGGACGAacagagtttttttttaaaaaaaattgtagtagagtatattttaattatgtactactATGTATTTTTCATTGTTCTATTTCGGTTTTTAGTTATGTAGATTTAAAAtttctaattatgtaatttttgtagtgatgtatttttagttgtttaatgaaattattaataaataacaAACACGGACAAAccaataaaatgaaatcaatatCAATATAGGATAAATGATGGAAAGATACAAAACCAATCAGACGACAATACAAAAAAACAGAGCGATGTGCATATTGATTATATATATCTTATCTGGCAGATTGAGTATCATTAAGCAAGAAATTGGAGATATTGAAAGAAGGCGGCATGAAGAGCTTCTGCCTCTCCCACCGGCCGATGTCGTTGCGGTAGAGAGAAGGGTGCTTGTCGATGCTCCAGAAGCACTTGGTGCATCTGGATCGCACCGTGTACACCCAGAAGAAGCCCTGGCTGCCCGGGTGGATGTACATGTAGCACCACCGCATCGGGAAGGCCACGTGCGTGAAGTTGAACCTGTACGTGCTGTTTGGGGGCAGCTCGTACAGGGAGTCCCCCTTCTCAGTCATCTGGCACATGAACCACACCGGGTTCTCCCCATCGTTAGCCAGCGTTATTTCCACCTCCGGGAACATGGTTGCCCCTGCCCCCGGGATCGCCGAGCAGAGGATCATCGCCACCACAACCAATGCTGCAGCCGAGGCCACCCTGGTGTGTCCCGTGGTGGCCATAACATGCAAGGGATGGGTGAGGGATACTGCTTTTTTGGGAGGAGGGAATAAGTATAGACTTATTGATTGTCTCTACTATATGGAAAATGAAGGGCTTCTCCTGTTTTTCCCTTTTTGTGTGGCTGAGACacattatatatttttagaatGTGTGTTATGAGAATAAAGCAGAGGATTCACAACATCCACCAGACTAACTAGTTATAATACtctcaaataaaatattaatgcaTTATAAATTAGGCATATCACATTGTATCATTTTCAGGAATGGAGCACAAAAAAGAAGATTAGACAAACCTGATTAACTCTCTGATGCACATTGGAAGATGGAGATTGCTTTAAGAACTCCCACCAAAACTGCGATAGCCCCTTGGCAAAATTCTGGAGGATAAATAGATGACAAGAATATATCAATAGAAATTGGAATACTAATGTACTACTATCTGCTTACTGCATACAATCAAATCAACGAAACGAAAGCTCAACATATATCGGGAAAAAGTTTATTGTCCATAACTCAAGAAAAGCCTCGACTACGCAGTTTCCAGAGAAGACGTATAATTTTCAAAGAAGAAGCTGGTGCAACAGAAGATCTaatataatactagtaaatCTTCACAAGATGAGAGATGCGAATGAGATTAAGATAGTAATGGTGTAGAAGCAATGAAGCATTGCTCATTTTCTGAACCTAAAAACATATATCATCACAGTACATAAACAACATGGCAAAGGGGACACTTTGGTTCTTACTCATCAAAACTTCTATCTTAATGTCACCTACATGGTGACACAATTTGTGATTCTCTGATTCATCTCTTTTAGCCACATTTGAATCTAATAGGTGCATTTATGTGTTTAAATGTGTGTTTTTTGATAGTGGAACTGTGGAAGCATAGATAGAACCTATCACAAATTGGATGTCCAGGAAAATCAAATCAGCAACTGTGAAGTATTCATAGACAAGTTATACCTCGAGAATTCCTTGTCCCGTTATGAAATCGGAAGCAAAGCCAGGCATCTAAACCATTGCTTCTGCTCACATCTAACTGCAACTAATTTTCAAGTGTTAGCAGTTTCTCGGTAAAATTGATTTTCAATCACTGGAAAAAGAAGGATTAACAATCACCATAGCTCCAAATTACTCATACCCGAGGTAAAGCTTAGCTGATTCGAAGCAAAATCACTCTGAAAAATAAGCCAATTAAAAATTCTCACAGAGAGAAGATCCAGCAGCAAACGGGAAACGATCAGAGGTATTGATATCCAGCAGCAAGCGCGGCCATTGATATCGAAATGGAGAAGATATAATAAAAGAGGAAGAGAAACCACGTGTCTTACATAAATTTATCACACGATTTCAGTAAGCACGCTTTTAGCTGAAAATGTCCTCTTCTCACGATTTCAGTAAGCACGCTTTTAGCTGAAAAtgtcctcttctctctctctctctaaaccaTTTCACTCCACTCACTCTCTGCTTCTTCAACTTCCAATCCGTTTGCTGGCAAAAGCGCTCATACAGTAATGTCGAGTGTTGTTCCTCATCATGTTAAAATACAGCTCTGCTGTACTTCATCTCATAAATACCCCCCGCCGCCTCTTCTGCGTCAGTCTTCGTTTTGTAGAGGAGTGAGCTCAAGGTTGTTTTTGCGCAGGAATGAACTTCTTCTAGCGCGGGCCGAAGACAAGGCCCGAGAAGAATCCTCTTCTACTTCGTCGACTAGCCTCCAGCTTCAGGTCTTAAATTTTTCATTCTCACATCTTAATTTGACTGATTAGGTTATCCTGGATGCGTTCTCGTGAACTACCAGGTTGCACTTTGATATATGCAAATCgattaattttgtatttaattgtGATAGGTTTCTGGTGAGATATTTGTGAGTGGTCGTGTGAGGCAATtgagaaatgaaacatttcaaaATCGAACTTGGTGTGAGTTTGATTATGATCTTAATTTAGAACTACTTCAATATAGGACTCAAATCCACCTGGAACATGTGACCCTTTATGTTCTATTGATGATACAAGTTCTGAAGAATTTGAAGCCAGTTACCAACCAAAGACAGATTTGGTGAAAGCACTTGCAGTTCTGGCAGCTGCTGGAACAGGAGCTCTGGCCATAAATCATTCGTGGGTTGCAGCGAACCAGGTTTACCTACATCTGCATGAAATCCTGCAACGcttaaggaatttatttgaatattctTCGTAACAGAAACTTAGTTGTTGACCAGGATCTTGCAATGGTGTTGCTGTTTGGAATCGGGTATACTGGAATAATATTTGAGGAATCTCTTGCATTCAACAAAAGTGGAGTTGGACTTTTGATGGCTGTTAGCTTGTGGGTTGTAAGGAGTATAGGGGTAAGGTGTTGGCTTCATTCTCCTAATACTTTTCACTCTGCTGTGAATGTTATGATCTCTTCTTATCTCTTGATTTTTAATCAGTCTCTCTGCATCTCTACTCTTAAAACCATTATGTCTTACAGATGGGGGAACACTGACCTTTCAGTTACATCAAGTTTCCTGCTCCTAGAAACTATCTTAGACCTTAATCAGTCAATTCCAATTGATTAGTGTATTGTCTGGGTCTGGGTTTCATTCAACCAGTATATCTATATTTTGGGAAGTCAGAAGCCAAACAGAGAAAATTCAAGATGACTTTTTTTGCAGGCCCCATCAACTGAGATAGCTGTTTCACAGTTGTCTCAAGCATCTGCTGATGTCAGTGAAATAGTGTTTTTCTTGCTTGGTGCAATGACCATTGTGGAGATAGTTGATGCTCATCAAGGGTTCAAGCTGGTCACAGATAACATCAGAACTCGCAAGCCAAGAACTCTACTTTGGGTGGTAAATGATCTTCTAAGCCTTTTCTTTTATCACCGCTGAAAAGCAAGTTGGTATCCTTATCAAGTAAAGATCTTGatccttttcttttcaatttgAGAAAAATATGCAATGCATCTTTGTTTCCCTTCACTGCCTCTTTGACTGATTGTTAAAAATAATCCAGGTGGGTTTTGTTACATTTTTCCTCAGCGCAGTCCTCGACAACTTGACATCCACTATTGTCATGGTTTCATTGTTAAGAAAGTTGGTGCCACCTTCAGAATATCGGAAGTAGGTGCTCATACCCAATATTGTCCCATCTTATGCAGATAAGAATACTCAAGCCTTTTGTCTGACGAATTCATTTTAGACATGTTGGTTAATGTTGATCactttagagagagagatactagGCAAGTGCTTAGTTACACCAAATTTGCATTCTAAATATGATTAATGTGGTCTTCACGGACAGCCCGCAAGAACTTTATTCTGGTCATTATTTTTGAATCAGCTTCAGCCGAGAAAATATCCTCAAACTATGATAAAGTTTTCCATGACATATGTTATCACATTCTATACACTTCATAAGTTGTCAAGCATTTGAAGGATATCCTGTTACAGGAGATGTGAACTCGTAAACTTTGTTTCTTTAGTTCTATATTTTACGAGAGAGAATTCAAATGTCTGAAGCGACTGGGTTACTGGGTACGTGCATTGACAGGAATGAATGGGAGATCTTATTTAAGCATGTGTTTACTGTTTAGGCATGTATTGATTATTGCTGATTGGCAGGCTTCTGGGTGGGGTAGTTGTTATAGCAGCAAATGCTGGTGGAGCATGGACACCAATTGGTGATGTTACCACCACCATGCTCTGGATACACGGTCAAATATCCACATTGCAGACAATGAAGGTTCTCTAATCTCTACTATGACCTCTTATTATTTCTGTTATAGTCAATCTGTTATTTTATTGGAGTGTGCAAATTTAATTGGAAAACAAAGTCACGATGTACCATCCTTGTATTTTTTGGTCATGGCTGAGTGGTTGAAGTTGCTTTGTGTAGAATAATGAAACAAACATGTTCCCCCAACTAAGAAGTTTAAATTGACAATTAGAAAAATACAGATTGCATCTACAGTAAGATGGAAAAAATTGGCCTGAGGTGGTTAAATAGGAATAAGAGTAATATACTTTTGTGCTACAAACAAACTAACAGAAAATGTACTCTGCATAACTTACTGATAGGGGTCGTTCCTGCAGGATTTCAGAGAGTTCCCTGCACTGCATTTTAGTTGATAACTAATATTTAGCTGTTTATTGTTTTAAGTAGTGGTTAGTAGTTTGCTCTttatttctattgttctatatTTTCTCTTCTTTCCTATTTCTTTTCTATCGCTTACCTTTTTTGtgttttgacatgaaatttttatattcttttGTTCGGCACAGGGCTTAGTAATTCCATCGCTGGTTTCACTGACTGTCCCTCTGGCTCTTTTGTCCCTCACTAGGTACTACCTCTGGCTTCCCGAGAGCTTAATGCCACCAGATATAAATGTATAATATTGTTGGCAACTAAAGTTTCTTAAACGAgaaatgacatttttatttttatttcatccaGTGAAGTTAATGGGAAAGGACAGAACACCGCGGATGTTTTGGCATCAGAACAGATGGCTCCTCGAGGCAAACTTGTTTTCTCCGTTGGAATTGGTGCTCTGTTATTTGTCCCAGTTTTCAAAGCACTCACCGGCCTGCCTCCTTACATGGGTATGCTGTTTGGATTGGGAGTTCTTTGGATCCTCACCGACGCTATTCACTATGGTGAATCTGAGAGACAGCGCTTGAAAGTACCACAAGCTTTATCAAGAATCGACACTCAAGGAGCTCTTTTCTTCCTTGGTATCCTCCTATCAGTTAGCAGGTAACTCCTACTTCTAGGTCAAAGATATCATCTTGTTTTTGTGAAAACCTTTTCTACGCCTATCATGAGATATATTGCATCTAATTTTTGTTCACAGCCTTGAGGCAGCAGGTATTCTGCGAGAGTTAGCAAACTACCTCGACTCCCACATACCAAATGTTGAACTGATTGCTAGTTCAATTGGAATCGTATCTGCGATCATTGACAATGTCCCACTGGTCGCTGCAACAATGGGAATGTACGATCTCTCCTCGTTTCCACAAGATTCAGAGTTTTGGCAGCTAGTAGCATATTGCGCTGGAACAGGTGGATCCATGTTGGTTATCGGCTCCGCTGCTGGTGTTGCATACATGGGGATGGAGAAAGTCGACTTCTTTTGGTACCTCCGGAAGGTATATCCTGTTATGCAAATTATATGCTGCCTATAACAACATGAAGTTTCCTGATGCTCTTATCATTTTTGCAGATAAGTGGCTTCGCTTTTGCTGGTTATGCTGCCGGTATTGCTGCATATTTGGCAGTCCATAATCTTGACATTTCGCTTCCGACAACTCTAGCTCAGGTTCCTTTCCTTTCCGGTTCATAGCTGACCCAGTGTCCTAGTCTCGAACACAAAGGCAGCTCTTGGTATGAAATATGTACCAATGTTTTTTGTACACATAATAAAGGGTGATTCATCAAGCCCCGGCAGTTTTCAATGAACTGGTGATGGATTTGTCACAAGATCTAGATTCTGGGCAGTATAGGAAGATTGTACAATTGCTTTCTTTCCCTATGTTTAATTTAGAACAAAATGTAAACATTATTGATTGGCTAAGATTAGTACATCTAACTAAGAGCTAACTACTGTCTTCATAGAAACCACCTAGAAAGCTTCATAGAAGTGTATGGATAAGGAGAATGGATACTGAAAAGACTCATGTTGGAGAACAAACTTGCAGGATCAAAATAAAAGCATTAAATTAGCAAAACTTGCCAACTAAATTTTCTTACATAACAATTACTAGGAGAGTACTCCTAGCAACAAAATCTTGATGAGATAACCACTGCCAAAACTGGATAGTTGGATTATTCAATACCTAGCTGAAGCTGCTGAAGAAGACATTCAAAATTGGAGACTTAGAGCCTAAGGTAGACAAACTCCTCAACGGCTGAGATTTCACCAATCCTCTTCAATGACTGCTTGCTCGGCTCTTCGTCTACTCCGATGGCCATCACAGCTTGCTTCCTAGGGGCTATCCTTCCGACGGTCATGAAGCTTACGTTCACATTTTCCTGTCCCAGAATGCTACCCACTTTCCCAATCATCCCTGGCTGATCAACTTGCCTGCACAGAATCAGACTGCCTTCCAAGCTCACATCCACTTCGAAAGACCCCACCTTTGTCAGATGTGGAATTCCATCCTTGACTCGACCTTCCACTGTGACCTCACCAGCATCGGATATGGCACTGGCAAATTTCGAATCAACGTTTGCAATCTGGACTTGGACCGACTCGAGTGGGCTTTCAGGTGAACCGTCCAGGATGATACGCTCCTCAGTTATGCGGAGCCCCCTCTGTTTGGCCGTGAAATCAGCATTCACCAAATTCACGAAGACACTTGAGATGGGCTCTATCAGACCCTTGATGATCATGGCGCGGAGCAGCCGTGTGTCTAGATCATCTGGAGCCCTAGCGGATGCATATGTAACTTTCACAGTTTTCACGCCACTCCCGCCTGCAACCAGTTGGACAGCAAGTCTGCCGAGCTTTTCAGCAAGGGCAACATAGGGCTTCAGCTCAGTGAGAACCTGCATTCAAGGAAATCATACAACAAAACCTTCAGCAACTTATGATTTCCTTAACAAAATAAGAGGGCAGTTTGATTACTAGAGAGTTCATCAGAAGACATTATTGAATTAAAAAGTTCCAAGGGCTATGGCAGAGAATGAAAAGTTTCAAGACAACCCTAACATACCACAGAGTACTACATCATGTGAACAAGTTTCTTGTTTATTACATGTTCATGTGACTACTTTTtgataaaagaaacaaaaaaggtATACTTTTGATCTCAAACTTGACACTAGTAATAGAAAGATTGAGTTCAAAAATTTAATTCCAAAAAACATTTCACCAAGAAATACATATACAATAGCCCATTCAGGCTATAGTTTGCTTTCATAATTGGGGGATGCAAGGCACCTATGACTAACAATTTTTTTAGTACCTGAGTAGGAACCATTGGTGCATTGACAGCAGTTGCCGCAAGTTCCCCCTTCAACGCCCCTACCACAGCTTCAGCTATTTCAATGGCAACTCCTTCCTGAaagtaaatttgtgataaaattataaacacaAACAAGCAGAAATAGCGATTGAGATGAAAACTAAGCTTTGAGAAGTGTCCAACAAACCTGAGCTTCCATCGTGCTGGCACCAAGATGTGGTGTAGCAATCACATTCTCATGCTGTACCAACTTGCTATCCTTGGGCGGTGGCTCGACTGTGAAGACATCCAGTGCTGCCTAGAAAGAGAGACGAGAAAATCAACAAGTGCTTCTTACTAAAAAGATTCATTAAGGTATCAGTCAATTATTTATAGCTGATTCATAACAAAATTATACCTGTGCTACAATGCCAGCATCAATGGCCCTCACCAATGCTTCTTCATCAATCACACCTCCACGAGCAACATTGATGATTCTAACACCCTTTTTCATCTTCGCAAAATTTTCATCATTGAGAATTTTTGATGTAGCAGCGGTGAGTGGCATGTGAAGTGATATGAAATCAGCCATTGAAATAGCCTCGTCAAAGCTCACAAGCTCTACACCTATTGCCCGAGCACGGTCAGCTGGAGCATAGGGGTCGTGCGCGACGACATGCATACCGAGCCCCTTTGCACGCCTAGCAACTTCTGATCCAACCTTACCGAAACCCATCACTGCCAGCGTCTTGCCaacaagagacacaccaacgTATTTGTTCCTCTCCCATTTACCTAGATAGATTACAACACAATAACTTAGAGCAATTCGACAAGAATCAGCACCAAAAAGAGAATGAAAATAATGCACTTTTTTCATCCCCTCAAAAGAAAAGAGAATGAAAATACTTTTTACAAAAGTTGGTGGCATCTTTATACCTAATTGAATCAAACACCAAAAAGAATAGATTATAATATCCAACAAAAGATCCATAGAGGAGAAAGCAAGTTGAACATTCGGTAGAAGAAATCCAGAATTCGCCAACGGAATTCAAAGCAAAATCAACCTAATTCAACTAAGCATTTCTATAAAAAGCTAAGCTGGTGTCCAATTGAATCAAACAGCAGCACACAAATCATGTCGAGATGTTCCAATCAATGACTAACCAGCTTTCACAGACGCGTCGGCTTGAGCAACATTCCTAGCCATGGCGGTAAGCAGCGCAATGCCGTGCTCCGCGGCGGCGACGGTGTTAGCAGTCGGCGCATTCACCACGAGGCATCCGTGCTCGGTCGCCGCCGCCAGATCCACGTTATCGATCCCGACGCCGGCCCTGCCGACGACCTTGAGCCTCCCGGCGGAGGACTCGAAGACGTCTCGGTTGACCTTGGTCCCGCTCCTGACAATCAGCGCGTCGCAGAGCGAGATCTTGGTGCAGAGCTCCTCGGGGCTGAGGTTGTAGGAGCAATCGACGTTGGCGAACTCCTTCAGGAGGCTCAGCCCGGCTTCGCCGAGCTTCTCCGAGACGAGGATCGTCGGCTTCGCGTCCATGGAGAGGACGACGAAGCGGCGGGGCTGGTGGCGGAGGGAGAGGCTGCTGAGGCCGAAGGCGGCGTGGAGGGGGCGGTGGAGCAGCCGTGAGGCGGCGGTGGATGGCGACGAGAGCTTGAGGGTTGTGGACGAAGCTGACGTCGCCATTTCAGAAACGGTGGTGGTGGGTGCTAAAATGCGCTGGGAGTGTAGTGAGTGCGGCTTGGAGTGTGAAGTCGGGGGTTTATATTGTTTTAACGCTGGGGTTTAGGCACCGTGGGTAAAATGGGAAATTTCCATATTTTCAATGTCAAATTCCATCTGTATATCTAAAAATATCGGTGAAGATAGAAATTTAGAATTAAATACTTTTGaaattagttaaaaaaaacatcaGAACAAATGGATAAACTTCATTTATTATTGTTTACCTTATTTGTTTTGAGGTTATACAAAATCAGTTTGTATAAATTTCAGATAACCTATTTTCATCTCTTTTGGTTAGTACCGTTTAACACATTATTAATATAAGggaaaaaatataataagaaCAATTTAGACATTGTATGTTTTATCCATCAATTTCATGCAAAGTGACCAGATATAATACTACAGTATagagtatattattatttaaataaataatatattgaaAATGTAATCTCTATTCTAAATTATCAGTTTTTATCTCTGTTTTATGGATAAAAAACACACCCTGAAGCTGAACCATGctgaaaaaaaatctaatttcctgaaagtttttatttttttaagtttattgCTAATGTGTTGTCAATGTCAATATAATAGATTGGTGATTTTCACTGAGTATTTTAAAtgcaaaatataaatattttgccTAATTTATGAGTCATGATTTTTTGTCTATTGTATATTAATCACGATTTGCATATTTTCAGCTTGGCGAAATAAAAAGAATCGACTGTAAATTGCAGAAATCTATAATTAAGAGATTTTAAGTGCACCACATGTCCACATGTATAAGTTTCGCTAAATTTTTTTTGACATTATAAGTTTCACTAAAATTAGGTTTTCCGAATACTTTTATAATCGGTTGTTTTCTTCCGGTTATTATTGCGAAAAAAATACACTAGCAATCTAGCATTGTGACGTAGTATCACGTTATGCATACTAGAATAtgatatactctctccgttccaatTAAGTTGTCATATTCCTTTTCCAAACGTCCTAATAAAATTgagttatttccttttttgataaaaaataaaatattcaatcgcTATTACTTTATTAAATCagttactttattctcttttcatctcaTCTACCTTTTTCCATCTACCTTTTTCCCTCttctatttattttacttttatttaatcTATTCAAGACAATTTCTTAATATTTGTGTCCAAAAATTTGGTACCAACTTAGTTGGAAGGAgtatcaattttaaaaatataattatgtgtTTAAAATAGAATTATGCATGTCACTTATGAAATTTAGtgtaaaaaatgacaaatggagttattattagtagtattgtGGCTGTAATCAAATGAGTATGAGTTTGTTGAGATCCCAAATCCCCAACTTGCCTTGCTCTGGCAGCaaaatttattgattttcaaTGAGGAGAGGTTGGTGGGGTGAAGTGGTCCATTTCCCAATTTATTTTACCtaattgatttcattttttgacTATATTAGGGTAAACAATCAAATCTATCCCAACCTCAAACCATTTTTCGCATTTATATATATTGGAGTTAAATCCATTTAATTATGGACAAATCCAGAtcgaattaataaaaaataagaacCGAAACGCCAAATTTAAAGCATAGCAAAAAATTTGAGTATTTAATATTGGACTTAAAAGCAAGTACTGAGCATTTGGATGAGAATTGGACTATAGAAACTGATTTATCAGCCCATTTGAATATGGGCCTTAACATTCACCTTATTTAGATCAGAAACGTTACACTtacatactactactatttgacTTTCATTtaatatgaatttgaaattataatgGGTCATCACATTTTGGATCAAGCtcgcacggatttatttttgggtcactcccaaaaggccccCGAACTAATTGaggttggacatgaattatatataccTTCCAACTCCCCTCACCTATCTGATGTGGGATGAGTTTGTAACCCAATAAACCTTCCCTCAAACTGAGACCATATCGGGAACGCAgttgacacgaacatgggtcgttaCAGCCCTGGCCCCTAGGTCAttctgggcccgactctaacccgagtccttcagggcccgaccctaactgGAGCTCATTCAGGCCCGACCCAAACTAACACTAAAACCTACGATTAGGTAGAAATAAAATGAAGGATCTCTTTCAAGACTTTACATTTAAATTAAGGAGTACTTTacatttttattgaatttgaccaacctaataaaaaaaaatcttcgGATAAGGAGCAtgctattcatttatttatgatTGGTCAATTGACTTTTGTTattaaaatttcttaaaattactCAAATTTAATTAACTGTCGGCTACCCTCAAAATGGGTTGATTGCAAAAGTTGATTAAATTTTCCTAATAAAAAGGGCAAATCTAAAAAAAGTGACACCCGCATGCACACATTCCACTTTTAATTATGAACAAAATTCTCCATTTTCATATTCTAAGTCAAAAAAGACCAAAGCAGAGGGATCCCTCTTTATCCGATAATCATTGGTACTACTACTTAACACCACATGGATATTTCTCCAAAACATGAAGTGCATCTCTCATGCAAGGTCTTTTTTGAGGGACCAATGAAGCACAACTAAAACCTAGCTTGAACCAAGCCACCATGCCCTCCTCGTGGGCTGCCACGTCACCCCTTATTGCCATGTCAGCCATTCTCAAGTCCCGGTCCGAGAAGACTTTCCCGGTCAGCAACTCGAGCAACAAGATCCCAAAAGAGTACACATCCCACTTCGGGTGGGGCTTGAGGTTGTTGAGGGACTCGGGCGCATGGTAAGGGGATGTGCATCCCGCGAACACGGCTGGCCCCATATATGGGCTCCTAGTTTCGTGTGGATCGATTTGCAACGTGGTCGATCTCCTACTCCCTAAGTGTTGGACTGGGCCATCGAACTTTTGGGCTTGCTTCCCATAGATGAGGCCGTGGAGCCCGAAATCACTTATTACGGGCTCCATGTCAGCTGTCAAGAGAATGTTGCTAGGCTTTATGTTGCCATGCACATTTTTCTTGTCGTGAATGTAAGTTAGCCCTCTAGCTACACCCTTCACTATATTGAGCCAGGTCATGAAAGGCAAATGGTATGGTGACGACCCAATTTTTCCTAAAATGATAATCAATTAAAAGAATTAGATGATAAAAGAAATGTTGTCAATAAAAGTAGGA
Encoded here:
- the LOC121753621 gene encoding uncharacterized protein LOC121753621, with product MCIRELIRVASAAALVVVAMILCSAIPGAGATMFPEVEITLANDGENPVWFMCQMTEKGDSLYELPPNSTYRFNFTHVAFPMRWCYMYIHPGSQGFFWVYTVRSRCTKCFWSIDKHPSLYRNDIGRWERQKLFMPPSFNISNFLLNDTQSAR
- the LOC121753620 gene encoding sodium/proton antiporter 1-like; protein product: MSSVVPHHVKIQLCCTSSHKYPPPPLLRQSSFCRGVSSRLFLRRNELLLARAEDKAREESSSTSSTSLQLQDSNPPGTCDPLCSIDDTSSEEFEASYQPKTDLVKALAVLAAAGTGALAINHSWVAANQDLAMVLLFGIGYTGIIFEESLAFNKSGVGLLMAVSLWVVRSIGAPSTEIAVSQLSQASADVSEIVFFLLGAMTIVEIVDAHQGFKLVTDNIRTRKPRTLLWVVGFVTFFLSAVLDNLTSTIVMVSLLRKLVPPSEYRKLLGGVVVIAANAGGAWTPIGDVTTTMLWIHGQISTLQTMKGLVIPSLVSLTVPLALLSLTSEVNGKGQNTADVLASEQMAPRGKLVFSVGIGALLFVPVFKALTGLPPYMGMLFGLGVLWILTDAIHYGESERQRLKVPQALSRIDTQGALFFLGILLSVSSLEAAGILRELANYLDSHIPNVELIASSIGIVSAIIDNVPLVAATMGMYDLSSFPQDSEFWQLVAYCAGTGGSMLVIGSAAGVAYMGMEKVDFFWYLRKISGFAFAGYAAGIAAYLAVHNLDISLPTTLAQVPFLSGS
- the LOC121753619 gene encoding D-3-phosphoglycerate dehydrogenase 3, chloroplastic-like encodes the protein MATSASSTTLKLSSPSTAASRLLHRPLHAAFGLSSLSLRHQPRRFVVLSMDAKPTILVSEKLGEAGLSLLKEFANVDCSYNLSPEELCTKISLCDALIVRSGTKVNRDVFESSAGRLKVVGRAGVGIDNVDLAAATEHGCLVVNAPTANTVAAAEHGIALLTAMARNVAQADASVKAGKWERNKYVGVSLVGKTLAVMGFGKVGSEVARRAKGLGMHVVAHDPYAPADRARAIGVELVSFDEAISMADFISLHMPLTAATSKILNDENFAKMKKGVRIINVARGGVIDEEALVRAIDAGIVAQAALDVFTVEPPPKDSKLVQHENVIATPHLGASTMEAQEGVAIEIAEAVVGALKGELAATAVNAPMVPTQVLTELKPYVALAEKLGRLAVQLVAGGSGVKTVKVTYASARAPDDLDTRLLRAMIIKGLIEPISSVFVNLVNADFTAKQRGLRITEERIILDGSPESPLESVQVQIANVDSKFASAISDAGEVTVEGRVKDGIPHLTKVGSFEVDVSLEGSLILCRQVDQPGMIGKVGSILGQENVNVSFMTVGRIAPRKQAVMAIGVDEEPSKQSLKRIGEISAVEEFVYLRL